In Brachyspira sp. SAP_772, the genomic window ACAATCAACTATGTAATAATTAACGAAGAAGAAAATAGAAAAATGGTTTGTGTTGACCCTAAAGATATACCTATAATTGCTTTTGTAGATGCTGAACTTATGGCTTCTATGCCTAACAGTCTTGTTGCTGCTACTGGTATGGACGCTTTAACTCATGCTATTGAAGGTTATATTACTAAAGGTGCTCATACTATTTCTGATATGTTTGAATACAAAGCTATGCAGCTTATATCTAAACACTTAAGAGGTGCTGTTAAAGATAAGAACATGACAGATATGGACGGAATGAGTATTGCTCAGTATGTTGCTGGTATGGGTTTCAGTAATGTTGGACTTGGTATTGTTCACTCTATGG contains:
- a CDS encoding iron-containing alcohol dehydrogenase, whose amino-acid sequence is TINYVIINEEENRKMVCVDPKDIPIIAFVDAELMASMPNSLVAATGMDALTHAIEGYITKGAHTISDMFEYKAMQLISKHLRGAVKDKNMTDMDGMSIAQYVAGMGFSNVGLGIVHSMAHPLGAIFDIPHGVANAVLLPTVMEFNMPVCIDKYVDIAVAMGEKVDGLSKEEAAKKAVEAVRKLSKDVNIPANLRELKIKKEDFPRLAKDALADVCTGGNPRDVTLDDILALYKKAY